One Sporichthya brevicatena genomic window, CCGGGCTCGACTTCCTCGGCACGTACCCGGGCATCGCGCCGTTCCTGCGCGGTCCGTACCCGACGATGTACGTGAACCAGCCGTGGACGATCCGTCAGTACGCCGGGTTCTCCACCGCCGAGGAGTCGAACGCCTTCTACCGTCGCAATCTGGCGGCCGGTCAGAAGGGCCTCTCGATCGCGTTCGACCTCCCCACGCACCGCGGCTACGACTCGGACCACCCGCGCGTGGTCGGTGACGTCGGCATGGCCGGCGTCGCGATCGACTCGATCTACGACATGCGCACCCTCTTCGACGGCATCCCGCTCGACACGATGAGCGTCTCGATGACCATGAACGGCGCCGTGCTGCCGGTGCTCGCGCTCTACGTCGTCGCGGCCGAGGAGCAGGGGGTGAAGCAGGGCCAGCTCACGGGGACGATCCAGAACGACATCCTCAAGGAGTTCATGGTCCGCAACACCTACATCTACCCGCCGGCGCCGTCGATGCGGATCATCTCCGACATCTTCGGCTACACCTCCCGGCACATGCCGAAGTTCAACTCGATCTCGATCTCCGGGTACCACATCCAGGAGGCCGGAGCGACGGCCGACCTCGAGCTCGCGTACACCCTCGCCGACGGCATGGAGTACCTGCGGGCCGGCGTGAACTCCGGGCTCGACATCGACGCCTTCGCGCCGCGGTTGAGCTTCTTCTGGGCGATCGGCATGAACTTCTTCATGGAGGTCGCCAAAATGCGGGCCGGGCGCCTGCTCTGGGCCAAGATCGTGAAGGAGTTCGGGCCGAAGAGCGACAAGTCGCTCTCGCTGCGCACGCACTCGCAGACCTCGGGCTGGTCGCTGACCGCGCAGGACGTCTTCAACAACGTCGCGCGCACGATGATCGAGGCCATGGCCGCGACGCAGGGCCACACGCAGTCGCTGCACACCAACGCCCTCGACGAGGCGCTCGCGCTGCCGACCGACTTCTCCGCCCGCATCGCGCGCAACACGCAGATCCTGCTCCAGCGCGAGTCGAACACCACGAAGGTCATCGACCCGTGGGGCGGCTCCGCGTACGTCGAGCGCCTGACCCACGAACTCGCGACCCGCGCCTGGGCGCGGATCCAGGAGGTCGAGGCCGCGGGCGGCATGGCCAAGGCCATCGAAGAGGGCATCCCGAAGATGCGCATCGAGGAGGCGGCCGCGCGCACCCAGGCGCGGATCGACTCCGGCTCGCAGACCGTCGTCGGCGTCAACAAGTACCTGGCGCCGGGCGCGGACGACATCGAGGTCCTCAAGGTCGACAACGCCGCCGTGCGCGCCGCGCAGATCGAGAAGCTGCGCCGGCTCCGCGAGGAGCGCGACGAGGCCGCGTGCCAGGCCGCCCTGGAGAAGCTGACCTGGGCCGCGGGTCAGGCCGGCGGCAACAGCGACGACACCAACCTGCTCGCGTTCGCGATCGAGGCGGCCCGCGCCAAGGCCAGCGTCGGCGAGATCTCGGACGCCATGGAGAAGGTGTTCGGCCGCTACCAGGGCGCGATCCGTACGATCAGTGGCGTGTACCGCGCCGAGGCCGGGTCCAACCCCCGGGTCGCCGAAGTCCGTGAGGCCTCGTCAGAATTCGAGACCGCGCACGGGCGGCGTCCCCGCATCCTGGTCGCCAAGATGGGCCAGGATGGGCACGACCGCGGCCAGAAGGTGATCGCGTCCGCGTTCGCCGACCTCGGCTTCGACGTCGACGTCGGCCCGCTGTTCCAGACGCCGGAGGAGGTCGCCCGCCAGGCGATCGAGGCCGACGTCCACATCGTCGGCGTCTCCTCGCTCGCGGCCGGTCACCTCACCCTGGTGCCCGCCCTGCGCGAGGCCCTGGCAGAGGCCGGCCGCGACGACATCATGATCGTCGTCGGTGGCGTCATCCCGCCGGGTGACTTCGACGAGCTCCGTCGGCTCGGCGCCGCCGCGATCTTCGCGCCCGGCACCGTGATCCCGGACGCGGCCCTCGAGCTGATCCGCGCCCTGAACAACGCCGCCGACGCCGCCTGATGCGGTTCGTTCCGCAGCGGTGAAGGTCGACGTCGAGGACCTCGCGGGCCGTGTGCGCGCGGGGGAACGCGCCGCGGTCGGACGGGCGATCACGCTCGTCGAGTCCACCCGGGCCGACCACCGTCGGCTCGCGGGCGAACTCCTGGACCGGCTGACCCCGCACGCGCAGGACGCGCGGCGGATCGGCATCACCGGCGTCCCCGGGGTCGGCAAGTCGACGTTCATCGACGCGATGGGCACCTGGCTCACCGCCCGGGGCCACCGCGTCGCCGTCGTCGCCGTCGACCCCTCGAGCACGCGCAGCGGCGGTTCGATCCTCGGCGACAAGACGCGCATGGCGCGGCTCGCCGTCGACGAGAACGCGTTCATCCGGCCCTCGCCGACGGCCGGGACCCTCGGCGGCGTCGCGCGGGCGACGCGGTCGGCGATGGTCGTCCTCGCGGCCGCGGGCTACGACGTGATCCTCGTGGAGACCGTCGGCGTCGGACAGTCGGAGATCACCGTCGCGGAGATGACCGACAGCTTCCT contains:
- the scpA gene encoding methylmalonyl-CoA mutase codes for the protein MAVGKRPVVVPGHDWRIRRKPILESFAEETLGEPPAPIPDRYRDLFMAATGEFPTDASWSTPEGIDVKPLYGKDDLAGLDFLGTYPGIAPFLRGPYPTMYVNQPWTIRQYAGFSTAEESNAFYRRNLAAGQKGLSIAFDLPTHRGYDSDHPRVVGDVGMAGVAIDSIYDMRTLFDGIPLDTMSVSMTMNGAVLPVLALYVVAAEEQGVKQGQLTGTIQNDILKEFMVRNTYIYPPAPSMRIISDIFGYTSRHMPKFNSISISGYHIQEAGATADLELAYTLADGMEYLRAGVNSGLDIDAFAPRLSFFWAIGMNFFMEVAKMRAGRLLWAKIVKEFGPKSDKSLSLRTHSQTSGWSLTAQDVFNNVARTMIEAMAATQGHTQSLHTNALDEALALPTDFSARIARNTQILLQRESNTTKVIDPWGGSAYVERLTHELATRAWARIQEVEAAGGMAKAIEEGIPKMRIEEAAARTQARIDSGSQTVVGVNKYLAPGADDIEVLKVDNAAVRAAQIEKLRRLREERDEAACQAALEKLTWAAGQAGGNSDDTNLLAFAIEAARAKASVGEISDAMEKVFGRYQGAIRTISGVYRAEAGSNPRVAEVREASSEFETAHGRRPRILVAKMGQDGHDRGQKVIASAFADLGFDVDVGPLFQTPEEVARQAIEADVHIVGVSSLAAGHLTLVPALREALAEAGRDDIMIVVGGVIPPGDFDELRRLGAAAIFAPGTVIPDAALELIRALNNAADAA
- the meaB gene encoding methylmalonyl Co-A mutase-associated GTPase MeaB; the encoded protein is MKVDVEDLAGRVRAGERAAVGRAITLVESTRADHRRLAGELLDRLTPHAQDARRIGITGVPGVGKSTFIDAMGTWLTARGHRVAVVAVDPSSTRSGGSILGDKTRMARLAVDENAFIRPSPTAGTLGGVARATRSAMVVLAAAGYDVILVETVGVGQSEITVAEMTDSFLLLALARTGDQLQGIKKGVLELADVIAVNKADGEHAMEAKKAARELEGALRLMGPGDSGWNAPVLTCSGLTDLGLDTVWEGLESHLKHLHSTGRFDRMRADQQVAWMWATVRDDLDSRLRSAESVQTLRAELEDAVRTGDLSPVHAADRIVAAFLNL